In a single window of the Spodoptera frugiperda isolate SF20-4 chromosome 19, AGI-APGP_CSIRO_Sfru_2.0, whole genome shotgun sequence genome:
- the LOC126911836 gene encoding uncharacterized protein LOC126911836 produces the protein MVLHTITAEKALSKLRRKLFVPKIDDKCRKIKCPSVDEPECVRMKRNDLGINVHVIVVNKCELYYMQCHDNVEAKIVPMKFCSHNHGPVKKIMKDKSHSRVKRAVNEQGSKVSFIFTRLCTRVLCLSYSNQYVIIKILLFFNRKW, from the exons tACTACACACAATAACAGCAGAAAAAGCATTATCGAAGCTCCGTCGGAAGTTGTTCGTGCCTAAAATAGACGATAAATGTAGGAAGATAAAGTGTCCGAGCGTGGATGAGCCGGAGTGTGTCCGGATGAAACGAAATGATCTTGGTATCAATGTCCATGTCATAGTGGTGAACAAGTGCGAGCTGTATTATATGCAATGCCATGACA acGTGGAAGCTAAAATCGTTCCGATGAAGTTTTGCAGCCACAACCACGGGCCAgtcaaaaaaattatgaaag ATAAATCACATTCACGAGTGAAAAGGGCAGTGAATGAGCAAGGTAGTAAGGTTTCTttcatttttacccgactgtgtACAAGGGTATTGTGTTTGTCTTATTCCAATCAGTAtgtgataattaaaatattattatttttcaacagAAAATGGTAA
- the LOC126911792 gene encoding repetitive organellar protein-like, with protein MKLAIFLLIIQLGYILAKTINSLPCKNHSETLQISRNNEKITTAPENIDTNSEDVFERTPVLYANDRYLGNLPKYTTNFNEMQSRRYLSNNHPDNLSKWPTNLNKIENKKVNLPPVTYQAIDPKNIFVYGLYPPKFNKHGLRNNEANNTKANKTDYNNDLNKHGDTDREIKNDDNQSNDTQSEFRTTNFRTDVTNIRELRQHLLDHLLDYFLNIIMEEKNHNITRKKNSKDVMKVEKKLRNYYGPQTDVLVLDDEIDDYSDIGYDDNNYRRKNDDETQVVLTKNDYVDEKNITDKESIETQRNETEIDITENDQLLWQPTNKDQVYIDEISNKTIMIPIIEDYDDSSEIAAPVKRKDSENNDTIIEITEDSNTNLDNITTTTDKYDVLQEIKPNNVSENVTDDYIYANDDEESTEKLFFEDFPDSDDYSSIENDTSASATDKIENITVSTTDGQENIERPARRTLNDDSGQNSDEKNSKTRKSGAKMPPFRSRKHELNEKIVIVTSPDSSEEELAIKVNNKQFKTKKSRKLGKKQKKRTCRKSFVLNLNIKLI; from the exons ATGAAACTTG CAATATTCCTGTTAATAATCCAACTAGGATATATTTTAGCGAAAACCATAAACAGCTTACCATGTAAAAACCATTCCGAAACCCTGCAAATATCAAGAAACAACGAAAAAATAACTACAGCACCTGAAAATATTGACACTAACTCAGAAGACGTGTTTGAAAGAACTCCCGTATTGTATGCTAACGATAGGTACCTTGGAAACTTGCCAAAATACACCACAAACTTCAATGAAATGCAATCAAGACGATACCTATCAAACAATCACCCAGACAATCTATCTAAATGGCccacaaatttaaataaaattgaaaataagaaAGTAAATTTACCACCAGTTACTTATCAAGCGATTGATCCGAAAAACATATTCGTATATGGATTATATCCaccaaaatttaataaacatggtttAAGAAATAATGAGGCAAATAATACTAAAGCTAATAAAACAGATTACAATAATgacttaaataaacatggagATACTGACAGAGAAATAAAGAATGATGATAACCAATCTAATGACACACAGAGTGAATTTAGAACCACCAATTTTAGAACAGATGTGACGAACATAAGAGAATTGAGACAGCATCTCTTAGATCATTTACTAGACTACTTCCTAAACATAATTATGGAAGAAAAGAACCACAATATTACAAGAAAAAAGAATAGCAAAGATGTTATGAAAGTGGAAAAGAAATTGAGGAATTATTACGGTCCACAAACAGATGTGTTAGTACTTGATGATGAAATTGATGACTATTCTGATATTGgatatgatgataataattatcgACGGAAAAACGATGATGAAACTCAGgttgtattaactaaaaatgatTATGTAGATGAGAAGAATATTACTGATAAAGAATCTATAGAAACACAGAGAAATGAGACTGAAATTGACATTACTGAAAATGATCAGTTGCTATGGCAACCAACAAACAAAGATCAGGTGTATATAGATGAGATCAGTAACAAAACTATCATGATTCCTATAATAGAAGATTATGATGATAGTTCAGAAATTGCTGCTCCTGTGAAACGGAAAGATTCTGAAAATAACGATACGATTATTGAAATAACGGAAGATTCAAACACTAATTTAGACAATATAACTACAACTACGGATAAATATGACGTTTTACaggaaataaaaccaaataacgTGTCAGAAAATGTGACTGACGATTATATATACGCAAATGATGATGAAGAAAGCACAGAGAAGCTTTTCTTTGAAGATTTTCCAGATTCTGATGATTATTCGTCAATTGAAAATGATACTTCTGCTTCTGCTActgataaaattgaaaatattaccgTTTCTACTACTGACGGACAAGAAAACATTGAAAGACCAGCTAGAAGAACGCTGAATGACGATTCAGGGCAAAATTCAGatgaaaaaaatagcaaaactaGAAAAAGTGGGGCAAAAATGCCTCCATTTAGGTCTAGAAAACACGAATTGAATgaaaaaattgttattgtaactTCACCGGATAGCAGCGAAGAGGAATTAGCTATAAAagttaacaataaacaatttaaaacgaaGAAATCTCGTAAATTGGGCAAAAAACAGAAGAAAAGAACTTGCAGAAAGAGTTTTGTTCtgaacttaaatataaaacttatttga
- the LOC126911822 gene encoding uncharacterized protein LOC126911822, translating to MSFTTFIESFNFTATDSVKTKHKKASETSKVLKKSSLSSILKPQSSLSSKDSNKLKKSVSIQSSKLAVSYDSPEIGNDQERKDLHDGNAGHPLVTGSWSNDKDVLDKIVFSLKYADQKRNTDNMELPDFAMLSNETDLADMEKEADLVEYKSDCPKVCPSRDVLVCARCQHGIFRTFLSVCHMRMFTCNHIDEFLQLVSRTPCILSAPYLSEEGMEPKGRVVEDDDDDKIMRYIICRDQDRMDKDGKSADPRCSFPLIIKTNKFFYDYKHVRHPLDPHLVTNQTIHEVRSNSHSDDSDENKSQHTSHNIS from the exons ATGAGTTTTACGACATTCAtcgaaagttttaattttacagcCACGGATTCGGTGAAAACCAAACATAAGAAGGCATCTGAGACATCAAAAGTCTTAAAGAAAAGTTCATTGAGCTCGATACTGAAACCGCAATCAAGTTTATCATCCAAAGATTCAAATAAACTGAAGAAGAGTGTGTCAATACAATCCAGTAAACTTGCTGTCTCGTATGATTCCCCCGAAATAGGCAACGATCAGGAAAGAAAGGATTTACATGACG gaAACGCAGGGCATCCATTAGTAACTGGTAGCTGGTCTAATGATAAAG ATGTATTAGATAAAATTGTCTTCAGTTTAAAATATGCTGATCAAAAACGGAACACTGATAACATGGAACTTCCTGATTTCGCTATGCTGTCAAATGAAACGGACCTAGCAG ATATGGAAAAAGAAGCCGACCTAGTGGAATATAAATCTGACTGTCCGAAGGTCTGTCCGTCACGAGACGTGCTAGTTTGCGCTCGATGTCAACATGGAATATTTAGGACTTTCCTCAGCGTATGTCATATGCGAATGTTCACGTGTAATCATATAGATGAat TTTTGCAACTAGTATCTCGAACCCCCTGTATTCTGTCTGCTCCCTACTTGTCTGAAGAGGGGATGGAACCCAAAGGGCGGGTGGTggaagatgatgatgacgacaAAATCATGAGATACATCATCTGCAGGGATCAGGATAGAATGGATAAAGATGGGAAATCAG cGGACCCGAGGTGCTCGTTCCcgttaattataaaaactaataaatttttCTACGATTACAAGCATGTCAGACACCCCTTGGACCCGCATTTGGTGACCAACCAAACTATCCATGAAGTAAGGAGCAACTCACATAGTGATGACAGTGACGAAAATAAGTCACAACACACGTCACATAATATATCTTAA
- the LOC126911828 gene encoding uncharacterized protein LOC126911828, translated as MAISITLLTLSLLLITRVSITKTINQPTEYSSQEKPMSNNYKPKEVEIKTESIDNNIADSDALDKALDKMLANKKLIVKYKHKNPKNDEIKVIHAVDIMHSNDSITPINDCASVNDSPDRITKETAEKGNDINTVDKQGMKIKHIDLSSGNDYENGTPESKDIPELLMEILKEKVRKEPVLRNEFVLKNKNVHPHRFIVEKPQSHEETVCKKVSHGRKYKNVPTNAELTDYEDNNYEKS; from the exons ATGGCAATTTCTATTACTCTCCTAACTTTAA gtttattattaataacaagaGTCAGCATTACCAAAACTATAAACCAACCAACAGAATACTCGTCACAAGAGAAACCAATGTCGAATAATTACAAGCCCAAAGAAGTAGAAATAAAGACAGAATCGATAGACAACAATATAGCAGACAGCGACGCTTTAGATAAAGCATTAGACAAAATGCTAGCTAACAAAAAGCttatagttaaatataaacataaaaaccctaaaaatgatgaaattaaGGTCATACATGCAGTTGATATAATGCACAGTAATGACAGCATAACACCTATAAATGATTGTGCATCTGTAAACGATAGTCCAGATCGCATTACAAAAGAAACTGCTGAAAAAGGTAATGATATAAATACAGTTGATAAACAAggcatgaaaattaaacatataGATCTATCAAGTGGAAACGATTATGAGAATGGTACTCCAGAATCTAAAGATATACCTGAATTATTAATGGAGATATTGAAGGAAAAGGTTAGGAAAGAACCTGTTTTGCGTAATGAATTTGTGttgaagaataaaaatgttcacCCACATCGCTTCATTGTAGAAAAACCTCAGTCACATGAAGAAACTGTCTGCAAAAAAGTTTCACATGGACGGAAATACAAAAACGTACCAACAAACGCAGAATTAACTGATTATGAAGATAACAATTACGAAAAAAGTTAA